In Athene noctua chromosome 7, bAthNoc1.hap1.1, whole genome shotgun sequence, the following proteins share a genomic window:
- the LOC141962680 gene encoding dual specificity protein kinase CLK1-like, which produces MERRSERRVPESAAGPSRAAEKSPRRKRSRSVEEDEEGHLICRSGDVLSGRYEVMASLGEGTFGRVVECIDRRAADRHVAVKIVKNAPGYSEAAYGEVHVLQHLKTLDPNNTHHCVQMLEWFEHHGHVCMVFELLGLSTFDFIRGNCFLPFSLEHIRQMAYQICRSVNFLHLNKLTHTDLKPGNILLVNSDYTEEYNPELECEERRLKNTDVKVADFGNATYDFDYHSPLVSTRPYRAPEVILALGWSQPCDVWSIGCILIGYYLGYAVFQTNDDREHLAMMERVLGPLPRHMIEKSRKHEYFHHGRLDWDEHSSAGRYVSSWCNPLKEFMTCHNSDHRNLFDLIEKMLEYDPAERITLEEALKHPFFSPLKRQKRKLPPVAEKADADVTPKRQKKN; this is translated from the exons ATGGAGCGCCGGAGCGAGCGCCGGGTgccggagagcgcggcggggccctccCGAGCCGCGGAG aagagtcctcgaaggaaaagatcaaggagtgtagaggaggatgaggagggtcacctGATCTGTCGGAGCGGAGACGTACTAAgcggaagat atgaggttaTGGCTAGTTTGGGTGAAGGCacttttggaagagtagtggaatgcattgatcgcagagc ggcagacagacatgtagctgtgaaaatagtaaaaaatgctcCTGGGTACTCCGAAGCAGCTTATGGAGAAGTGCACGTGCTACAACACTTAAAAACGCTGGATCCCAACAatacaca ccactgcgtccagatgttggaatggtttgagcaCCATGGGCATGTCTGCatggtttttgagctgctggggctcagcacctttgacttcattagagggaattgcttcttgccattttcgctggagcacatcagacagatggcttatcagatctgcagatctgtgaact ttttgcacctgaacaagctgacacatacagatctgaagccaggaaatattttacttgtgaattcagaCTACACAGAAGAATATAACCCcgaactg GAATGCGAAGAACGGAGACTAAAAAATACGGACGTCAAAGTTGCGGACTTCGGGAACGCAACGTATGATTTCGATTATCACAGCcctttggtgtctacaagaccttacagagctcctgaagtgatcctag cgctggggtggtcacagccatgcgatgtttggagcataggatgtatcctcataggatactaccttggatacgcggtatttcag accaatgaCGACAGAGAACACCTGGccatgatggagcgagtactggggcctttgccaaggcacatgatagagaaaagcag GAAACACGAATATTTCCATCATGGCCGGCTGGACTGGgatgaacacagttctgctggaagatatgtctccagttggtgtaatcccctaaag GAATTCATGACCTGCCACAATTCAGACCACAGGAACCTCTTCGACCTCATTGAGAAGATGTTGGAGTACGACCCAGCcgagcgcattactctggaggaagcactgaaacatccttttttctcgcccttgaagcggcagaaaaggaagctgcctcctgtagctgagaaggctgatgcagatgttacaccaaagagacaaaaaaaaaattaa